From a single Diceros bicornis minor isolate mBicDic1 chromosome 6, mDicBic1.mat.cur, whole genome shotgun sequence genomic region:
- the HNRNPH3 gene encoding heterogeneous nuclear ribonucleoprotein H3 isoform X1, with translation MDWVMKHNGPNDASDGTVRLRGLPFGCSKEEIVQFFQGLEIVPNGITLTMDYQGRSTGEAFVQFASKEIAENALGKHKERIGHRYIEIFRSSRSEIKGFYDPPRRLLGQRPGPYDRPIGGRGGYYGAGRGSMYDRMRRGGDGYDGGYGGFDDYGGYNNYGYGNDGFDDRMRDGRGMGGHGYGGAGDASSGFHGGHFVHMRGLPFRATENDIANFFSPLNPIRVHIDIGADGRATGEADVEFVTHEDAVAAMSKDKNNMQHRYIELFLNSTPGGSSGMGGSGMGGYGRDGMDNQGGYGSVGRMGMGNNYSGGYGTPDGLGGYGRGGGGSGGYYGQGGMSGGGWRGMY, from the exons ATGGATTGGGTTATGAAACATAATGGTCCAAATGACGCTAGTGATGGGACAGTACGACTTCGTGGACTGCCATTTGGTTGCAGCAAAGAGGAAATAGTTCAGTTCTTTCAAG GGTTGGAAATCGTGCCAAATGGGATAACATTGACGATGGACTACCAGGGGAGAAGCACAGGGGAGGCCTTCGTGCAGTTTGCTTCAAAGGAGATAGCAGAAAATGCTCTGGGGAAACACAAGGAAAGAATAGGGCACAG GTATATTGAGATCTTCAGAAGTAGCAGGAGTGAAATCAAAGGATTTTATGATCCACCAAGAAGATTGCTGGGCCAGCGACCGGGACCATATGATAGACCAATAGGAGGAAGAGGGGGTTATTATGGAGCTGGGCGTGGAAGTATGTATGACAGAATGCGACGAGGAGGTGATGGATATGATGGTG GTTATGGAGGTTTTGATGACTATGGTGGCTATAATAATTATGGCTATGGAAATGATGGCTTTGATGATAGAATGAGAGATGGAAGAG GTATGGGAGGACATGGCTATGGTGGAGCTGGCGATGCAAGTTCAGGTTTCCATGGTGGTCATTTTGTACATATGAGAGGATTGCCTTTTCGTGCAACTGAAAATGACATTGCTAAT ttcttctcaCCACTAAATCCAATACGAGTGCATATTGATATTGGAGCTGATGGCAGAGCAACAGGAGAAGCAGATGTAGAGTTTGTGACACATGAAGATGCAGTAGCTGCCATGTCTAAAGATAAGAATAACATGC AACATCGATACATTGAGCTCTTCTTGAATTCTACTCCTGGAGGCAGCTCTGGAATGGGAGGTTCTGGAATGGGAGGCTACGGCAGAGATGGAATGG ataatcaaGGAGGTTATGGCTCTGTTGGAAGAATGGGAATGGGGAACAATTACAGTGGAGGCTATGGTACTCCTGATGGCTTGGGTGGTTATG gccgcGGTGGTGGAGGCAGTGGAGGTTACTATGGGCAAGGTGGCATGAGTGGAGGTGGATGGCGTGGGATGTACTAA
- the HNRNPH3 gene encoding heterogeneous nuclear ribonucleoprotein H3 isoform X2: MDWVMKHNGPNDASDGTVRLRGLPFGCSKEEIVQFFQGLEIVPNGITLTMDYQGRSTGEAFVQFASKEIAENALGKHKERIGHRYIEIFRSSRSEIKGFYDPPRRLLGQRPGPYDRPIGGRGGYYGAGRGSYGGFDDYGGYNNYGYGNDGFDDRMRDGRGMGGHGYGGAGDASSGFHGGHFVHMRGLPFRATENDIANFFSPLNPIRVHIDIGADGRATGEADVEFVTHEDAVAAMSKDKNNMQHRYIELFLNSTPGGSSGMGGSGMGGYGRDGMDNQGGYGSVGRMGMGNNYSGGYGTPDGLGGYGRGGGGSGGYYGQGGMSGGGWRGMY; this comes from the exons ATGGATTGGGTTATGAAACATAATGGTCCAAATGACGCTAGTGATGGGACAGTACGACTTCGTGGACTGCCATTTGGTTGCAGCAAAGAGGAAATAGTTCAGTTCTTTCAAG GGTTGGAAATCGTGCCAAATGGGATAACATTGACGATGGACTACCAGGGGAGAAGCACAGGGGAGGCCTTCGTGCAGTTTGCTTCAAAGGAGATAGCAGAAAATGCTCTGGGGAAACACAAGGAAAGAATAGGGCACAG GTATATTGAGATCTTCAGAAGTAGCAGGAGTGAAATCAAAGGATTTTATGATCCACCAAGAAGATTGCTGGGCCAGCGACCGGGACCATATGATAGACCAATAGGAGGAAGAGGGGGTTATTATGGAGCTGGGCGTGGAA GTTATGGAGGTTTTGATGACTATGGTGGCTATAATAATTATGGCTATGGAAATGATGGCTTTGATGATAGAATGAGAGATGGAAGAG GTATGGGAGGACATGGCTATGGTGGAGCTGGCGATGCAAGTTCAGGTTTCCATGGTGGTCATTTTGTACATATGAGAGGATTGCCTTTTCGTGCAACTGAAAATGACATTGCTAAT ttcttctcaCCACTAAATCCAATACGAGTGCATATTGATATTGGAGCTGATGGCAGAGCAACAGGAGAAGCAGATGTAGAGTTTGTGACACATGAAGATGCAGTAGCTGCCATGTCTAAAGATAAGAATAACATGC AACATCGATACATTGAGCTCTTCTTGAATTCTACTCCTGGAGGCAGCTCTGGAATGGGAGGTTCTGGAATGGGAGGCTACGGCAGAGATGGAATGG ataatcaaGGAGGTTATGGCTCTGTTGGAAGAATGGGAATGGGGAACAATTACAGTGGAGGCTATGGTACTCCTGATGGCTTGGGTGGTTATG gccgcGGTGGTGGAGGCAGTGGAGGTTACTATGGGCAAGGTGGCATGAGTGGAGGTGGATGGCGTGGGATGTACTAA
- the HNRNPH3 gene encoding heterogeneous nuclear ribonucleoprotein H3 isoform X3, with protein MYDRMRRGGDGYDGGYGGFDDYGGYNNYGYGNDGFDDRMRDGRGMGGHGYGGAGDASSGFHGGHFVHMRGLPFRATENDIANFFSPLNPIRVHIDIGADGRATGEADVEFVTHEDAVAAMSKDKNNMQHRYIELFLNSTPGGSSGMGGSGMGGYGRDGMDNQGGYGSVGRMGMGNNYSGGYGTPDGLGGYGRGGGGSGGYYGQGGMSGGGWRGMY; from the exons ATGTATGACAGAATGCGACGAGGAGGTGATGGATATGATGGTG GTTATGGAGGTTTTGATGACTATGGTGGCTATAATAATTATGGCTATGGAAATGATGGCTTTGATGATAGAATGAGAGATGGAAGAG GTATGGGAGGACATGGCTATGGTGGAGCTGGCGATGCAAGTTCAGGTTTCCATGGTGGTCATTTTGTACATATGAGAGGATTGCCTTTTCGTGCAACTGAAAATGACATTGCTAAT ttcttctcaCCACTAAATCCAATACGAGTGCATATTGATATTGGAGCTGATGGCAGAGCAACAGGAGAAGCAGATGTAGAGTTTGTGACACATGAAGATGCAGTAGCTGCCATGTCTAAAGATAAGAATAACATGC AACATCGATACATTGAGCTCTTCTTGAATTCTACTCCTGGAGGCAGCTCTGGAATGGGAGGTTCTGGAATGGGAGGCTACGGCAGAGATGGAATGG ataatcaaGGAGGTTATGGCTCTGTTGGAAGAATGGGAATGGGGAACAATTACAGTGGAGGCTATGGTACTCCTGATGGCTTGGGTGGTTATG gccgcGGTGGTGGAGGCAGTGGAGGTTACTATGGGCAAGGTGGCATGAGTGGAGGTGGATGGCGTGGGATGTACTAA